GAGCAAATATGTCAAATATTGGTCTGTTTCTCGGCTCGACCACAGGTAAAACCGAGTACGTAGCAGAGATGATTCAGAAAGAATTCGGCGGCGAGGACATAGTGACATTACATAATATTGCCGAGGTAGAAGATAGTGAGTTTGAACAATATCAATATCTCCTGATCGCCTGCCCTACCTGGAATATTGGTGAACTACAAAGCGATTGGGATGGCTTCTTTCCAGAGCTAGACAATATTGATTTCAGTGGCAAAAAGGTAGCCTATTTCGGTACAGGAGACCAAGTTGGCTATGCCGATAATTTTGTGGACGCACTAGGCATCCTGGAAGAAAAGATTTCTGAACAAGGTGGCACTACAGTTGGGTATTGGTCAAAAGATGGGTATGACTTCAATGAATCAAAAGCATTGAGGGATGGTAAATTTGTCGGTTTGGCTCTTGATGAAGATAACCAGTCCGATCTGACTGAAGAGCGCATCAAAGCTTGGGTAACTCAACTCAAAAAAGAATTTAGTTTATAGCCGCAAGCAGAAATAGTAAGCGATTAGTAGTTAGCCAGACTTCCTGACTACTAATCGCTAATTCCTGTGCTAACCATTTTTGGGAAGGAAATTTTAATGCCTAATCTACCAGATGCGCTGTTTTTAAGTACTAGTCCTAGTT
This window of the Chroococcidiopsis sp. CCMEE 29 genome carries:
- the fldA gene encoding flavodoxin FldA; translated protein: MSNIGLFLGSTTGKTEYVAEMIQKEFGGEDIVTLHNIAEVEDSEFEQYQYLLIACPTWNIGELQSDWDGFFPELDNIDFSGKKVAYFGTGDQVGYADNFVDALGILEEKISEQGGTTVGYWSKDGYDFNESKALRDGKFVGLALDEDNQSDLTEERIKAWVTQLKKEFSL